The DNA region AGTCTAGACACAATTCACTCCTAGCCAAATCACTCTTCAAAACGATATTGACTTCCGATCAAGTATTCCTCATTCAACTCAAAAGCCATCCATCGCCTTTGTAAATTTTCTGCAACAAAACCTGTCGTGTTTGAACCTGCAAAGGGATCTAGTACAAGATCATTTTCATCCGTCAATAAGTTAATAAAGAAGGGTTCTCCCGTTAGTACTGTGATAACTTTATTTAATCAGAGAAGCAGGCTAATAGTCTTTCTCGAAAATTGTTGAAATTGACAAAGCCATAAGCTTGCCGTTTAATCAATTTAATTCGGTTGTTGATTCCCTCCATTGCGCCACTCGTTGTGCGATTCCGAAAGTAGTTGCTAATCCCATCTAAATGGTTACGAATCGTTGTGCTTGCTTCACTATAGACGACTCGCGCTTGATCGAGCCACCCTTGGATCTGACGCTTGCCTTCCTCAACGGTTAATGGTTGTTCATAAATCGCGCGAAACTCTTCTTTCCACTCATATAGCGATCCTAAATGGATTATGAGAAAAAGCCATAGGTAAAAAGCTTTGGAAAGCTAAAGGTTTGGTGGTGAGTCACAAGCTCAAAGAGGAACTTAACGACATTGAACGATTGACACAAGTGGTAGTACTCTCGAATGAATCGCTTTGCCTGCAACCAAATATCCTCAATTGGGTTTTGCTTGGGATCATTGGGCGCAAAGCGAATGCAAGTGATTTTCCAGTTGGACTCATCGAGTCCTTGATTGACCGATTCAAGATACTGTTTTACCTCTTGGGAGCGATGATAGCTGGCTCCATCCCAAATCAACGCAATCCGACTGTTCGGACATTGGCTCAGCAGATATTGAAGAAAAGCAATCGTGCCATCGCTATTGCCAGTTTCAGATGCTTGAATCAGGCACTGCTGTGTGTAGATATTCACGGCTCCATAGTAAGTCTGCCTGCTGCGTTCATTGGTGATGGGAACCTCGATGCGTTCGTTTGTTTTGCCCCACACATACCCACATAAGTCCCCCCACAACAGATGGCATTCATCCTCAAAGAAGACCACCAACTCGCCCGAGATGATCTCCTGCCGATGCGCCTCCAACCAAGCCGTAATCTCCTGTTTTTTTCTCTACTAACGCTGGGTCTGCCTTCGGATTGCGCTTTTGCGTTTTCTTCCAGCTAATCCCAGCTTGCTCAAACAGGGTGTAGTAACTTTGCTTGGAGTCAAAGACTACTCCATACTCCTGTTCAATATGCGCTTGCAACTCAGCCAGATTCCAGTAATTCTTGTGCTTTAACCAGCTAATCACCGCCTGCCGTTGCTCTGGTTCTAGATAGCCGACTGAACCGCAATACCCCAGTTTCAACCCAGAAACCCCCAACTGTTCGTAGATCCTACTCCATTTGCTAATGAAACCTGAACTCACACCGATACTCTCCCCAATCTCTCGATGCTTATATCCTTTGAGAAACATTTGGACCGCTACTGCTCGTTTGAGTTCACGCGCATCTGGATTAGACTTGATGAAGTCATTCAGGTCTTCTAGCATAGAACCATTTCCAACCATATTGCAGTCGTCTCTAGATTCTCACATCTGATTTGGGATTGCTATAGGCTTTTCCTAATCGCTTTGACCGTTTCAGAATCTCTTCTAACTTTGTCTTTTCTTCTGCTGTTAAATCCTTGCCATTCTTGAGCAAAATGAATTTGCTACCTCGGTCTGATACACCCGATTGTCTACGAATTTTATTTAACTCCTCATTGACTAATTTCATGACATGAAAGCGGTCAATCACTACCACGGCATTGGGAAACACTTTCTTGACTACCTTTGGGAACCCTCCCCACATATCCACGCTCACCTCTTCAACTTTTGCACGCACCTCTATGGGCTGCTGCTTCAGGGTTTCAATAATGTCTTCCTGTTGGTGACTGTCAATCACTTCAATCAATTTCCCGGCCTCAACGTCGCCGATAACGGTGGCGAAGTTTTGATGCCCTTTCCGCTTGCTGATTTCATCAATCCCAATGCGTTTGACTCCTGCCCATCCCGTGTTTTTTTCTGTGCATACTGATGCTTGAAAATCCCTTCAATGCGCTCAAAGCTTAATCCTTCTACGCGACCCACTTGCTCCATACTTGACAGTTGTACTTGCTGGTAAATATGCTCCTCATAGCGTCGAGTGTACTGCCGTCCTGCGTCCATAAATGTCAATGACTCAGTAAAATAACGTTGGCAATCACGACAATAAAACTGACGACGAGGAATTTTCAAATAAGTGACTTGGCCAAAAATCGATAGGTCTCGAATCAAAATCGGACGGTTTTGATGCAACTCTGAACTTAATTTCTTACAGTGTGGACAGCTAGATTCTTGATTGAGCAAGCGCAACTTTAAGTACACTTCATTGTCTTTTTGAATGCAATTTTCAACCGTAACGTGAGGGAAGTTAAGCAATCTATCAAGATGTATGTCCATTGGCGCAATCCCTGACTGAAAGTATCATATTATACGATTTTCACCCCGGATCCGGAAGAGCCAAAGAAGTCAGCAAAGGATGCAGGAAATCGTGCCGGATGAGGTTTCATCCCTGCCTCTTTGCACTTCCGTAGATAGAAGCTGTTTGATTCCGTGTTAGCCGCTTCTATAAGATTTGGTGGAATTGCCCCTGAATTATCTTTTTGAAACTTAGTAGAAATATCATGTCCACTAGGACGTAATTTAGCCTTATAACCATTTTTTAGAAGCTGTTTCATACTTTCACTATAAGGCTTCAAAACTTTTCTATTATCAGCTTTGGGGTACTCAGTTTTTGATAGCCACCACACCACATTAACTGAATCTTTTACTCGAATACGTCTAACAGTAACCCATTCTGCAGGGGTTGGAAGTCTGGCAGGATTATAGTGAAAGAAATCTTGAGCTAGAAAAAATCCCACTTCTTTACACAGTCGAACAAGCAACTCATATTGATAGATGCTACGAACTGGATTCCCAGGAAGATAAGCCCCCCCCAGATCAATTACAAATGATCCATCTTCAGTAAGCACTCTCTTGAATTCGTGTGCAAATCGAAGAAACCAATTAACGTAGGTTTCTGCGCTCTCATTCCCATATTCTTTTTTGCGAGTAAGTGCAAAGGGGGGGGATGTCAAAATTAGGTTGACACTGCAATCCTTCAGACCTTTTATAAGCTCAAGACTATCTCCTAAGTACGCTGCTCCATAAGTCTGAGTGTAATAAGGCTGACTATTTACTTCTGATTGCTTAGTTATCTTTTGCTTCTGAAACAACCCTAATTGCCTGGAGCTTACTTGAGCCATGTTTTTAGATAGTAAATATGTACTCTTTGCTGTCTTGACAGTAACGATAGCACGGATCGAGATTCTTTATCTCATTCAACATTGTCCAAAAGAAATTTTCTTGCCCCCTAAACGAGAACATTAAGTACTTGTTGCTGGAGATCGCTGGGTTAGCAGGCTAAAAGGTCTGCTTGTGTAAAGTTTTCCAACGTTGCTCCACATCTTTCCTGACAGATAACCTCTAACTGCCGTCCGCACAGGGGTAAGGCAACCTAACTAGCCGATGACTGGGCTGATTCGTTAGGATCAGTGAGCAAAAATCTCTCCGTGGGGACACGGTTGAGGCAAAAGTAGTAGTGTAAGTATTGAGTGGATACCGCTGATACAACGGCTTTGTGGGTGTTCGGTTAGGCTTATGAATGATCCAACAGGTTAGGGCATGGATTTATCAAACACTAAACTCAAGTTGGCTGCGATCGCCACTGGCATTGCTCTCCTGATCACAGGTACAGGCTTCATATATTGGCAGGTTAGTCGTCGTTACTGGTGCGTTCGCACCGTTTCCACCGGTAGCCAGGAAGTCACTTATAGCGTGGGCTGTGTCCATCCTCAACGCTATCGGCAATGGAGCATCACCGCATCCGCAGAGCCAGGGAAGTTATAAATTCTCAGGTTTGAGTTTTAAGCGGATAGATGCAGATCTGACGCAGCGATCTGTTGCTGCCAGGTAGCCAGGTCAGCCAGAGCACGATCGCGATACTGTCCATAACGTTCCTGCTTATTCCGAATTCGTTTGGGCAGATCGGGCAGGATGCCGAAATTCGGAGGCATGGGTTGAAAGTGCTTGGGCGATGCGGAGCTAATAAAGTCAAACAAGGCTCCCATCATCGTGGTATTTGGCAGCGTCAAAGGAACCTGACCCAGGGCTAACCGGGCGGCATTGGTTCCAGCTAACCAGCCTCCTGCTGTCGCAGCCGTATACCCTTCAGTGCCAATCAGTTGTCCAGCGGCTAAGAGGGTCTGACGAGTTTTGAACTGGAGCGTGGGCTGCAGTAGTTCTGGGGCATTGATAAACGTGTTGCGGTGCATGACTCCCATGCGGACAAATTCGGCATTTTCTAATCCTGGGATCATCCGAAACACGCGCTTTTGTTCACTCCAGCGCAAATTGGTTTGAAACCCAACCATATTCCACAAGTGTCCGGCTTTGTCTTCCTGCCGCAACTGCACCACAGCATAAGGTCGCTTGCTGCGATTGTCAGGATCTCGAAAGTCTCCCAACCGGGCATCAAATAGACCCACAGGTTTTAAGGGGCCATAACGCATGGTATCTTCTCCCCGTTTGGCCATCTCTTCGATCGGTAAACAGCCTTCAAAAAATTTCGCCGTTTCCCGTTCAAAATCCTTTAGTTCTGCCTGTTCTGCTTCACATAGAGCTTGCCAGAACTGCAGGTATTGCTCCCGGTTTAAAGGACAGTTCAGGTAAGCGGCTTCTCCTCGATCGTAGCGAGAGGCCCGAAACACAATGTCATAGTTGATTGACTCTCCCACGACGATCGGACTGGCGGCATCAAAAAAGCTCATGTAGTCCATACCTGTGAAGCGCTGCAAATCTGCGGCCAGATCGGGACTGGTCAGCGGGCCAGTGGTTAACACCGTAATACCATCTACCGGAATCTGATGCACTTCCTCTCGGCGCAGGTCAATCAGGGGATGGTTCGCTAACCGCTCAGTCAAAGTCTGGCTGAACACCCCGCGATCGACGGCCAGCGCTCCTCCCGCAGGAACTGCAAATTCATCTGCCGTTGCAATAATGATGGAACCTGACCGTCGCAGTTCTTCATGCAGTAAACCAGAAGCCCGATCGCTGGCCTGTGCCCCAAACGAGTTACTACACACCAGTTCAGCCAGATGTTCACTGTGATGAGCCGGACTCGATCGCTGAGGTCGCATTTCATACAAAATGACAGGTACTCCCGCCTGAGCAATTTGCCACGCGGCTTCTGTTCCCGCTAATCCTCCCCCAATGACTTGAATGGGCTGCTCCACTGTCATGCCTGTCTCCCGGTGTTGTCTTTATTCAGGATAAGGGATGGGAGGGTGATGGGGTGATGGAGGAGAGTGAGTTAATAGCACTCAGCACTCCCTAGATGGAAGAGGGAAATTTGACTTTGAAGCAGACTTGATTGGTGTGGCTTTCTACCTGGATAGTGCCGCCCAGATACTCTACGAGTTTTCGGGTGAGAGAGAGTCCCAGTCCGGTGCCACTTTGTTTCCAGGGATCGTTGTTGGGAATCCGATAGAAGGGATCAAAAACGTGAGTTAGCTCATCGGAGGCAATTTCGATGCCACTGTTCTTGACGGCAATCTCAATTTGAGAAGACGTATGAGCGGCTTCTACTGTGATGGTTTCTCCAACAGGCGTATACTTACAGGCGTTGTTCAACAATTCCACCAGAATGCGGTTCAGCATAAAGGTGTCAGATACTAAAGGAGGTAAGTCTGCTGCGATGACCAGCTTTAAGGTTTGTTGCTGAGTTTGCAGACGTTGGGCAACGGTTTCGGCAACGTGGGGAATCCATTCCTGTAACTGGATGGGAATCAGGGATACCGGATGGTTGCCTGCATTCAGATGTTGAATGGAGAGCAGGTCGTCAATCAAGTTGATTTCACGATCGCACTCTTCTTCCAGAACCTTGAGATACTGAGTGACCTTGCTAGAGTCCACCCCGATCGCAGCCTGATCTGGGTTGGGAAATCGGGGTGCTGATTTAAACATCATCTTCAGCAAATTTGTCACCATTTTGATGCTGGATAAGGGAGTTCGCAGTTCGTGGGAGATGGTGCTGAGAAAGTCATCTTTCAACTGATGCAGTCGTTCCATGGCCTTTACCTGAGTCTGACTGGCTGCAAACAAACGAGCCTGCCGCAATGCGATCGCACAATGACTGGCCACCTGTTGCACCAACCGAGTTTCGGAGGCATCAAAGCTATGGCTGTACCGGGTGAACACCCGTAAGCTTCCCAGACATCCCTGATCATCCAGAATTGGGGCAATCAAAATCGTCTCTTGCCCCCGGTTGAGATAGGGTTCCATGCAGCAGAACTGAAACAGGCCGCCCTGGTGGATTTGTTGGCAAAGTTCAGCCGGATGGGCCATGGGATCAACGAATGGCTTTTGCCGCGGCTGGGGTTCACTGGCCGCCAGCAAGGGAGCACGATACTCAAATTTAACCCCGCACGTTGCTTGTTCAGGGTCACACAAAACCGCCTGACAGCAGTCTGCCCCCAGCACCGTGGTTAATTCCTGAATCGCTGTTTGCAAAATTTGCTGTTCATCCAGACTGTCCCTTACCCGATCAGTAATGCGAGTCAACATGGCTTCAAAGGCCAGGGTTTGCTGCAGACGGATGGCCTGGTTTTGCCGTTGTATAGAAAGTCTCTCCTGAAGCCCCTGTAACTCCTGATGAAGTTGTTGCTGCTCGATCGCCACTCCCAACTGCCAGGTCAATCGCTTAAGAAAATTAATTTCGGGTTTCTGCCAGTGCCGGGGAGTTGCACATTGATGAATCACCAAAAAACCCCACAGTTGCTGATGAATGTGAATGGGCAAAACCAACTTAGCTTTGACTTGAAAATACCGCAGTAAGGTATCTGTGCCGGGATCCGGTTTGACAATGCCACTGGAATTTGGGGTGGCCTCAGCAGTCTGATGGATGTTACTCAGATCAGGAATAATGCAGGTCTGACCATTTTGATACCGTTCGATCCATTCCGGACTGGACACGAAGGCATCTCGAATCAGGAATCCTGCAATGGCAGGCAAGCCCGATCGCACCGCTTCTGCCATCACAAAACTACTGCGATCGGCCTGTAAACGGTACAAGCACACCCGATCGGCCTGCAAGACTGTGTGTACTTGCCAGACGATATCCTGTAAGGTTTGAGAAAGGTGGTGATATTGATAATTGAGTGCTGCGATCGTGGCTAAAACCTGTTCACTGTCCTCATGCCACTGCAATTGCTGCTCTAACTGCTGGCGTTTCTGAACGGCCTCTTGCAACTGGCAATTCAGATACTTGCATTCTGCCATT from Leptodesmis sichuanensis A121 includes:
- a CDS encoding DNA methyltransferase gives rise to the protein MTDENDLVLDPFAGSNTTGFVAENLQRRWMAFELNEEYLIGSQYRFEE
- a CDS encoding transposase; this encodes MIHLGSLYEWKEEFRAIYEQPLTVEEGKRQIQGWLDQARVVYSEASTTIRNHLDGISNYFRNRTTSGAMEGINNRIKLIKRQAYGFVNFNNFRERLLACFSD
- a CDS encoding transposase; translated protein: MVFFEDECHLLWGDLCGYVWGKTNERIEVPITNERSRQTYYGAVNIYTQQCLIQASETGNSDGTIAFLQYLLSQCPNSRIALIWDGASYHRSQEVKQYLESVNQGLDESNWKITCIRFAPNDPKQNPIEDIWLQAKRFIREYYHLCQSFNVVKFLFELVTHHQTFSFPKLFTYGFFS
- a CDS encoding helix-turn-helix domain-containing protein, with the translated sequence MVGNGSMLEDLNDFIKSNPDARELKRAVAVQMFLKGYKHREIGESIGVSSGFISKWSRIYEQLGVSGLKLGYCGSVGYLEPEQRQAVISWLKHKNYWNLAELQAHIEQEYGVVFDSKQSYYTLFEQAGISWKKTQKRNPKADPALVEKKTGDYGLVGGASAGDHLGRVGGLL
- a CDS encoding transposase, whose amino-acid sequence is MGIDEISKRKGHQNFATVIGDVEAGKLIEVIDSHQQEDIIETLKQQPIEVRAKVEEVSVDMWGGFPKVVKKVFPNAVVVIDRFHVMKLVNEELNKIRRQSGVSDRGSKFILLKNGKDLTAEEKTKLEEILKRSKRLGKAYSNPKSDVRI
- a CDS encoding transposase family protein — translated: MDIHLDRLLNFPHVTVENCIQKDNEVYLKLRLLNQESSCPHCKKLSSELHQNRPILIRDLSIFGQVTYLKIPRRQFYCRDCQRYFTESLTFMDAGRQYTRRYEEHIYQQVQLSSMEQVGRVEGLSFERIEGIFKHQYAQKKTRDGQESNALGLMKSASGKGIKTSPPLSATLRPGN
- a CDS encoding DNA methyltransferase → MAQVSSRQLGLFQKQKITKQSEVNSQPYYTQTYGAAYLGDSLELIKGLKDCSVNLILTSPPFALTRKKEYGNESAETYVNWFLRFAHEFKRVLTEDGSFVIDLGGAYLPGNPVRSIYQYELLVRLCKEVGFFLAQDFFHYNPARLPTPAEWVTVRRIRVKDSVNVVWWLSKTEYPKADNRKVLKPYSESMKQLLKNGYKAKLRPSGHDISTKFQKDNSGAIPPNLIEAANTESNSFYLRKCKEAGMKPHPARFPASFADFFGSSGSGVKIV
- the trmFO gene encoding FADH(2)-oxidizing methylenetetrahydrofolate--tRNA-(uracil(54)-C(5))-methyltransferase TrmFO, producing MTVEQPIQVIGGGLAGTEAAWQIAQAGVPVILYEMRPQRSSPAHHSEHLAELVCSNSFGAQASDRASGLLHEELRRSGSIIIATADEFAVPAGGALAVDRGVFSQTLTERLANHPLIDLRREEVHQIPVDGITVLTTGPLTSPDLAADLQRFTGMDYMSFFDAASPIVVGESINYDIVFRASRYDRGEAAYLNCPLNREQYLQFWQALCEAEQAELKDFERETAKFFEGCLPIEEMAKRGEDTMRYGPLKPVGLFDARLGDFRDPDNRSKRPYAVVQLRQEDKAGHLWNMVGFQTNLRWSEQKRVFRMIPGLENAEFVRMGVMHRNTFINAPELLQPTLQFKTRQTLLAAGQLIGTEGYTAATAGGWLAGTNAARLALGQVPLTLPNTTMMGALFDFISSASPKHFQPMPPNFGILPDLPKRIRNKQERYGQYRDRALADLATWQQQIAASDLHLSA
- a CDS encoding sensor histidine kinase; this translates as MNTQSPHELNQSTSVASSVLTVALDSDANSTSSTNAAELPDEDEMQEMRQALGQKMAECKYLNCQLQEAVQKRQQLEQQLQWHEDSEQVLATIAALNYQYHHLSQTLQDIVWQVHTVLQADRVCLYRLQADRSSFVMAEAVRSGLPAIAGFLIRDAFVSSPEWIERYQNGQTCIIPDLSNIHQTAEATPNSSGIVKPDPGTDTLLRYFQVKAKLVLPIHIHQQLWGFLVIHQCATPRHWQKPEINFLKRLTWQLGVAIEQQQLHQELQGLQERLSIQRQNQAIRLQQTLAFEAMLTRITDRVRDSLDEQQILQTAIQELTTVLGADCCQAVLCDPEQATCGVKFEYRAPLLAASEPQPRQKPFVDPMAHPAELCQQIHQGGLFQFCCMEPYLNRGQETILIAPILDDQGCLGSLRVFTRYSHSFDASETRLVQQVASHCAIALRQARLFAASQTQVKAMERLHQLKDDFLSTISHELRTPLSSIKMVTNLLKMMFKSAPRFPNPDQAAIGVDSSKVTQYLKVLEEECDREINLIDDLLSIQHLNAGNHPVSLIPIQLQEWIPHVAETVAQRLQTQQQTLKLVIAADLPPLVSDTFMLNRILVELLNNACKYTPVGETITVEAAHTSSQIEIAVKNSGIEIASDELTHVFDPFYRIPNNDPWKQSGTGLGLSLTRKLVEYLGGTIQVESHTNQVCFKVKFPSSI